The Myxococcus fulvus genome has a window encoding:
- the asnB gene encoding asparagine synthase (glutamine-hydrolyzing), translating into MCGIAGFTYPAGGGAGAEAGERLVRMTASIRHRGPDAQRALVLNGVALGHTRLSIVDLEGGHQPMRDAATGLTVVFNGEIFNHVELREQLAGRYAFRTRSDTEVILAAFLTWGIDCVRRFEGQWAFALWDPRDATLWMSRDRVGICPLYYAELPGGQLAFGSEAKALFASGLVRPALDARGLKQTFQLWSPVTPRTSFEGVRLLPPAHSARFRAGVLETFRYWDLDFGVEPSTASDARIQEELGEALERAVRLRLRADVPVAAYLSGGLDSSLLCALAQGQLGGTLRTFSVGFAHARFDEREHQAAVAGELRTEHRVVEMRDGDIGTLVPGVIFHAEQAMMRSAPAPFLRLSEWVRQNGIRVVLTGEGSDEMFLGYDLFKETKVRQFWARHPASKWRPLLLRRLYPTLSVSQQNVELLREFFGMGLEDPGSLGFSHLVRWANSGRISRFLAPDFAASVADEEPTASVLSTVPAHVARWRPLARAQYLEAKTLLSGYLLSAQGDRMLLGNAVEGRFPFLDTSVMELAARIPERMRLKGLDEKHVLKRYAKGRVPASILERSKFPYRAPIAGALVGPEAPAWARELLAPEAVAKVGVFDARKAERLVAKLRAPNAAESEADTMALFAIASTQLLAHHFLTPRAPPQADLDAVVLEAA; encoded by the coding sequence ATGTGTGGCATCGCGGGATTCACCTACCCGGCGGGAGGGGGCGCCGGGGCCGAGGCGGGCGAGCGGCTGGTCCGGATGACGGCGAGCATCCGTCACCGGGGGCCGGACGCGCAGCGGGCGCTGGTGTTGAACGGGGTGGCCCTGGGCCACACGCGGCTGTCCATCGTCGACCTGGAGGGTGGCCACCAGCCGATGCGAGACGCGGCGACGGGGCTCACCGTCGTCTTCAACGGGGAGATCTTCAACCACGTGGAGCTGCGCGAGCAGCTCGCCGGGCGGTATGCGTTCCGCACGCGCTCGGACACGGAGGTCATCCTCGCGGCGTTCCTCACGTGGGGCATCGACTGTGTGCGCCGGTTCGAGGGGCAGTGGGCCTTCGCGCTGTGGGACCCGCGGGATGCCACGCTGTGGATGTCTCGGGACAGGGTGGGCATCTGCCCGCTGTATTACGCGGAGCTGCCGGGCGGGCAGCTCGCGTTCGGTTCGGAGGCCAAGGCGCTGTTCGCCAGCGGGCTGGTGAGGCCGGCGCTGGACGCGCGGGGGCTGAAGCAGACGTTCCAGCTCTGGTCGCCGGTGACGCCGCGCACGTCGTTCGAGGGGGTGCGGCTGTTGCCGCCCGCGCACTCGGCCCGGTTCCGCGCGGGGGTGCTGGAGACGTTCAGGTATTGGGACCTGGATTTCGGCGTGGAGCCGAGCACGGCGAGTGACGCGCGCATCCAGGAGGAGCTGGGCGAGGCGCTGGAGCGCGCGGTGCGGCTGCGGCTGCGCGCGGACGTGCCGGTGGCGGCGTACCTGTCGGGCGGGTTGGACTCGAGCCTGCTGTGCGCGCTGGCACAGGGGCAGCTGGGTGGGACGCTGCGGACGTTCTCGGTGGGCTTCGCGCACGCGCGCTTCGATGAGCGCGAGCACCAGGCCGCGGTGGCCGGGGAGCTGCGCACGGAGCACCGCGTGGTGGAGATGCGCGACGGGGACATCGGCACGCTGGTGCCCGGCGTCATCTTCCACGCGGAGCAGGCGATGATGCGCTCGGCGCCGGCGCCGTTCCTGCGGCTGAGCGAGTGGGTGCGGCAGAACGGCATCCGGGTGGTGCTCACGGGGGAAGGCTCGGATGAGATGTTCCTGGGCTACGACCTGTTCAAGGAGACGAAGGTCCGGCAGTTCTGGGCGAGGCACCCGGCGTCGAAGTGGCGGCCGCTGCTCTTGCGTCGGCTCTACCCCACCCTGTCGGTGAGCCAGCAGAACGTGGAGCTGCTGCGCGAGTTCTTCGGCATGGGGTTGGAGGACCCGGGCAGCCTGGGCTTCTCGCACCTGGTGCGGTGGGCGAACAGCGGGCGGATCTCTCGCTTCCTGGCGCCGGACTTCGCGGCGAGCGTGGCGGACGAGGAGCCGACGGCGTCGGTGCTCTCGACGGTGCCCGCACACGTGGCCCGCTGGAGGCCGCTGGCGCGCGCGCAGTACCTGGAGGCGAAGACGCTCCTGTCGGGATACCTGCTGTCGGCGCAGGGCGACCGGATGCTGCTGGGCAATGCGGTGGAGGGGCGCTTCCCGTTCCTCGACACGTCGGTGATGGAGCTGGCGGCGCGCATCCCCGAGCGCATGCGACTCAAGGGGCTGGACGAGAAACACGTGCTGAAGCGCTACGCGAAGGGCCGTGTTCCGGCGTCCATCCTGGAGCGCAGCAAGTTCCCGTATCGCGCGCCCATCGCCGGAGCGCTGGTGGGACCGGAGGCGCCCGCGTGGGCGAGGGAGCTGCTCGCGCCCGAGGCGGTGGCGAAGGTGGGCGTGTTCGACGCGCGAAAAGCGGAGCGGCTGGTGGCGAAGCTTCGCGCGCCCAACGCGGCGGAGAGCGAGGCGGACACCATGGCGCTGTTCGCCATCGCATCGACACAGTTGCTCGCGCACCACTTCCTCACGCCGCGCGCGCCGCCGCAGGCGGACCTCGATGCCGTGGTGCTGGAGGCGGCATGA
- a CDS encoding class I adenylate-forming enzyme family protein: MSATDSAPAWVLAHAQRTPSASAVDSPWTRLTYSQLAERMTALAGHLRSSGVSAGDKVLIALPLGSAGAVAGLAVQSLGACAVELDRETGATSVDAILAQTGARHAFVFGQDARKWTGKPGLTHVYVIHATRPPERMLQALAPATCTWVQEDGAVDPEAKASPLDALPSTPSDAHASIVYTSGSTGTPRGVIQTFGNIAANTRSIVEYLGLSSRDRAHLVLPLHYCYGKSVLQTHLLVGGSVFLDPRFMYPHVVLEAMAEERSTGFAGVPLTFELLKRQAGAEALSKLRLRYATQAGGGMSPDTIQWTREALYPAELYIMYGQTEATARLSYLPPTRAAEKAGSIGVAIPGVELRVVGEDGKALPTGETGHLVARGANVTPGYLGAPEETATILRDGWLWTGDMAWRDADGFIFLVGRAKEILKVGGHRVSPAELEHQLARHPSVREVAVVGVPDALGGEAACAVVVLQEGAAVEEDTLRRFCRESLPAHKVPRHVVFTDALPRGPSGKVLKAELRTQYSSIGSS; the protein is encoded by the coding sequence GTGAGCGCGACGGACTCCGCTCCCGCGTGGGTCTTGGCCCACGCGCAGCGCACCCCCTCGGCCTCGGCGGTGGACTCGCCGTGGACACGGCTCACGTACTCGCAGCTCGCGGAGCGGATGACGGCGCTCGCGGGACACCTGCGTTCCTCGGGCGTCTCGGCCGGAGACAAAGTGCTCATCGCCCTGCCCCTCGGCTCGGCGGGCGCGGTGGCCGGGCTTGCGGTGCAGTCCCTGGGCGCGTGCGCGGTGGAGCTCGACCGTGAAACGGGCGCGACGTCCGTGGACGCCATCCTCGCGCAGACGGGCGCGCGACATGCCTTCGTCTTCGGACAGGACGCGCGCAAGTGGACCGGCAAGCCGGGCCTGACGCACGTGTATGTGATTCACGCCACGCGCCCACCGGAGCGGATGCTCCAGGCGCTCGCGCCCGCGACCTGCACGTGGGTGCAAGAGGACGGCGCGGTGGACCCCGAGGCGAAGGCATCACCGCTGGACGCCCTTCCATCCACGCCCTCCGACGCCCACGCGTCCATCGTCTACACGTCCGGCAGCACCGGCACGCCCCGAGGCGTCATCCAGACCTTCGGCAACATCGCCGCCAACACGCGCTCCATCGTCGAGTACCTGGGCCTGTCCTCACGAGACAGGGCGCACCTGGTCCTCCCGCTGCACTACTGCTACGGCAAGAGCGTCCTCCAGACACACCTGCTCGTGGGCGGCTCCGTCTTCCTGGACCCGCGCTTCATGTACCCCCACGTCGTGCTGGAGGCGATGGCCGAGGAGCGCAGCACCGGCTTCGCGGGAGTCCCACTCACCTTCGAGCTGCTCAAGCGGCAAGCCGGCGCGGAGGCCCTCTCCAAGCTGCGCCTGCGCTACGCCACCCAGGCTGGCGGCGGCATGTCCCCGGACACCATCCAGTGGACGCGCGAAGCCCTCTACCCCGCCGAGCTGTACATCATGTACGGACAGACCGAGGCCACGGCCCGCCTGAGCTACCTGCCCCCGACGCGGGCCGCGGAGAAGGCGGGCTCCATCGGCGTGGCGATTCCCGGCGTCGAGCTGCGCGTCGTGGGCGAGGACGGCAAGGCGCTGCCCACGGGCGAGACAGGCCACCTGGTCGCACGCGGCGCCAACGTGACGCCCGGCTACCTGGGCGCCCCCGAGGAGACCGCGACCATCCTGCGCGATGGCTGGCTGTGGACCGGAGACATGGCCTGGCGCGACGCGGACGGCTTCATCTTCCTGGTGGGACGCGCGAAGGAGATCCTCAAGGTCGGCGGCCACCGGGTGAGCCCGGCGGAGCTGGAGCATCAGCTCGCGAGGCACCCCTCGGTACGCGAGGTGGCCGTCGTGGGAGTCCCGGACGCGCTGGGCGGCGAGGCGGCCTGCGCGGTGGTCGTGCTGCAGGAAGGGGCCGCGGTCGAAGAGGACACGCTGCGACGCTTCTGCAGGGAATCGCTGCCGGCGCACAAGGTGCCCCGGCACGTGGTGTTCACGGACGCGCTGCCGCGAGGGCCCAGTGGGAAGGTGCTCAAGGCGGAGCTGCGCACCCAATATTCATCCATCGGTTCGTCGTGA
- the nadE gene encoding NAD(+) synthase, giving the protein MKFSKQVLELDWEAKAAELSEGLRETVLKKLRKRGLVVAISGGIDSACVAALAVRALGPERVFGILLPERDSSGWSSQLGRKLCEKLGIKYQLHDIAPILEAAGCYRQRDEAVRSVFPEFTPDMKWKIVMHGDRLNTDAVNFFYVVVQVNGEERRFRLPPQAYTQIVAATNFKQRTRKMMDYFHADRLNFAVAGTPNRLEYDQGFFVKLGDGAADVKPIAGLYKTQTYQLARHLGVIEEITSGEPTTDTFSLPQSQEDFYFSVHYSQLDLLMWAKNHDVPTDEAAQVMGLTPTQVQRVYDDIDQKRRSTAYLHSPPLLLEKVPELEPFKLG; this is encoded by the coding sequence ATGAAGTTTTCCAAGCAGGTGCTGGAGCTGGACTGGGAGGCGAAGGCGGCCGAGCTGTCCGAGGGGCTGCGCGAGACGGTGCTCAAGAAGCTGCGCAAGCGCGGCCTCGTCGTGGCCATCTCCGGCGGCATCGACTCCGCGTGTGTCGCGGCGCTGGCCGTGCGGGCCCTGGGCCCCGAGCGCGTCTTCGGCATCCTCCTGCCCGAGCGCGACTCCAGCGGCTGGAGCTCGCAGCTGGGCCGCAAGCTCTGCGAGAAGCTGGGCATCAAATACCAGCTCCACGACATCGCCCCCATCCTCGAGGCTGCCGGCTGCTATCGCCAGCGCGACGAGGCCGTGCGCTCCGTCTTCCCGGAGTTCACCCCGGACATGAAGTGGAAGATCGTCATGCACGGCGACCGGCTCAACACGGACGCGGTGAACTTCTTCTACGTCGTGGTGCAAGTGAATGGCGAGGAGCGCCGCTTCCGGCTGCCGCCCCAGGCCTATACCCAGATTGTCGCCGCGACGAACTTCAAGCAGCGCACGCGGAAGATGATGGATTACTTCCACGCGGACCGGCTGAACTTCGCGGTGGCGGGCACACCCAACCGTCTGGAGTATGACCAGGGTTTCTTCGTGAAGCTGGGTGACGGCGCCGCGGACGTGAAGCCCATCGCCGGCCTCTACAAAACCCAGACATATCAATTGGCCAGACACCTGGGCGTCATCGAGGAGATCACCAGCGGCGAGCCGACCACGGACACGTTCAGCCTCCCCCAGTCGCAGGAGGACTTCTATTTCTCCGTGCACTACTCGCAGCTGGACCTGCTCATGTGGGCCAAGAACCACGACGTGCCCACGGACGAAGCCGCGCAGGTGATGGGCCTGACGCCCACCCAGGTGCAGCGCGTCTACGACGACATCGACCAGAAGCGCCGCAGCACGGCCTATCTGCACTCGCCGCCGCTCTTGCTGGAGAAGGTGCCGGAGCTGGAGCCGTTCAAGCTCGGCTGA
- a CDS encoding C39 family peptidase — MSPRIERRPQTNSPTSVQAEGLPQGRDAQLNLQQLWPYIEKYAQKYGADPKVLAGIVAQESSFKNHGVHADGTGHGLIGLDDNGLLPSFEKWSGMQVGRGANAKTIPPEKQMEFLAKTIGDLTKKHGSGMAAAREWHRGAGNMNDARGYDYQNKIQNHMNRLFPGGKTPSGTTANVPDTTVGGTDTSKPGNKPGLAPGKTDDSRTPVAASDREIKKGDTLWGIASELKAKGMEGSHWDVINQIRQLNPKITDPNLILAGDTLKLPGIAGKDQSTFTPGTNKPGPVDLNPKPTGPQATDGAAPVTGDGRVDPSKVPQISQYNPAGKDGSYTNGAANCGPTSMAQIARAFGYGKDMTDAQLISHLGKAGGTSGNGTDVNGIAKMAKAMGKDAVTKGPGANVEWIADQLKQGKLVVANGDYHAMPPHQNEGRTSGHYVTVAGMDAKGNFIVRDPADANVKTITPEQMRHFLNSNPNGGYQMSIG, encoded by the coding sequence ATGTCTCCTCGCATCGAGCGCCGCCCGCAGACGAATTCGCCCACCTCCGTCCAGGCCGAGGGCCTGCCGCAGGGCCGCGACGCGCAGCTCAACCTCCAGCAGCTCTGGCCGTACATCGAGAAGTACGCGCAGAAGTACGGCGCGGACCCGAAGGTGCTCGCGGGCATCGTCGCGCAGGAGTCGTCGTTCAAGAACCACGGTGTGCACGCGGACGGCACGGGCCACGGGCTCATCGGCCTGGACGACAACGGCCTGCTGCCTTCGTTCGAGAAGTGGTCCGGCATGCAGGTGGGCCGCGGGGCGAACGCCAAGACGATTCCGCCCGAGAAGCAGATGGAGTTCCTGGCGAAGACGATTGGTGACCTCACCAAGAAGCACGGCAGCGGCATGGCCGCCGCGCGCGAGTGGCACCGGGGCGCGGGCAACATGAACGACGCGCGGGGCTACGACTACCAGAACAAGATCCAGAACCACATGAACCGCCTGTTCCCGGGCGGCAAGACGCCGAGCGGGACGACGGCCAACGTGCCCGACACCACGGTGGGCGGCACGGACACGTCGAAGCCGGGCAACAAGCCGGGGCTCGCGCCGGGCAAGACGGACGACTCGCGCACGCCCGTGGCGGCCTCGGACCGGGAGATCAAGAAGGGCGACACGCTGTGGGGCATCGCCTCCGAGCTCAAGGCCAAGGGCATGGAGGGCTCGCACTGGGATGTCATCAACCAGATCCGCCAGCTCAACCCGAAGATCACCGACCCCAACCTCATCCTCGCCGGTGACACGCTGAAGCTGCCGGGGATCGCGGGCAAGGACCAGAGCACCTTCACGCCGGGCACGAACAAGCCGGGCCCGGTGGACTTGAACCCCAAGCCCACGGGGCCCCAGGCCACGGACGGCGCCGCGCCGGTGACGGGTGACGGCCGCGTGGACCCGAGCAAGGTCCCGCAGATCAGCCAGTACAACCCGGCGGGCAAGGACGGCTCGTATACGAACGGCGCGGCCAACTGCGGCCCCACGTCCATGGCGCAGATCGCGCGTGCCTTTGGTTATGGCAAGGACATGACGGATGCCCAGCTCATCAGCCACCTGGGCAAGGCGGGCGGCACGTCGGGCAACGGCACGGACGTCAACGGCATCGCGAAGATGGCCAAGGCGATGGGCAAGGACGCCGTGACCAAGGGCCCGGGCGCCAACGTGGAGTGGATTGCCGACCAGCTCAAGCAGGGCAAGCTGGTGGTGGCCAACGGCGACTACCACGCGATGCCGCCGCACCAGAACGAGGGCCGCACGTCCGGCCACTACGTCACGGTGGCGGGCATGGATGCCAAGGGCAACTTCATCGTGCGCGACCCGGCGGACGCGAACGTGAAGACGATTACGCCCGAGCAGATGCGGCACTTCCTGAACTCCAACCCCAACGGCGGCTACCAGATGTCCATCGGGTGA
- a CDS encoding myxosortase-dependent M36 family metallopeptidase, whose translation MKRLWMGTVSAVLAVLMWSPPVSARGASVDAFLRAPADRSLPSSAANAPQRGLRINSVEGRLGVPTFVFSERALNATSAPKAARPLTKASVNASAREHLRGVADLYRLGSADVDGAELRQVHLPKDNDGAVIATYGRRVNGIEVFRNEVKVVMDPSQQLVAISGYLQPRNKDDEKNAQASAFRVSAPQAIARAFQDVTGASLDARALAPAGSQGDYSHYQVDRNLLSTHGFGDAPRAKKVLFPLPDGLVPAYYVEVNAGPATNPDASYTAFVVNAQDGSVLFKHDLTKSEAFTYRVWADPATKLPYDGPQGNDATPHPTGTPNGHQEPLDNPSNLVTLQNFPFSKDDPWLPANAQVTTGNNVDAYADLGGGDGYQEGIDLRAPLSNAGSRTFDYTFDVTKSPASSVEQRQAAVVNLFYITNFLHDWFYDAGFDEASGNAQMSNYGRGGLEGDSLRVEAQDYGGRNNANMATPADGARPRMQQYIFDGVAELTVSEPSPIARGYATYNASFGARVYDVSADFVVPPSHEDPAIALGYRLGCADANGADPYGGQKLFTGKVALIERGNCSFAYKVLNAQNAGAVAVIITNSAAGALGTMGASGVPAVDNAITVPALMVSKQDGDDWRTTLESAAIKARLRRNADLDRDGTLDNEIIAHEWGHYISNRLVGNGSGLTNNQGGSMGEGWGDFHAMMLSVREEDRNREGNNNWQGTYGMAGYTQAGGRNNGYYWGIRRVPYSTNLAKNGLTLRHMADGTAIPANVASNPDYAGTNNAEVHNAGEVWATMLWECYASLLNAHPFAEAQDRMKRYLVASYKATPSSPTFLEGRDALLSVVAAADPADYARFVAAFAKRGAGFGARVADRDSADHIGVVESYQTGNALEVVSVTLDDSSVGCDKDGILDAGETGLLRVTLRNVGAESVSGVTATAAFNESSEGVAATFGGGNTLSFGNIARGSTAVATIPVSLAAAPAQASGALAVLGVDVTFPITLLNGSTVHEFRNNVNYDEVANSSDTDYVETQNTSWTNSTFSYRPLWQNGHATTGYWHAANESESRDIRLTSPLFDVAEGQNFVLSFFHRHSFESAVVSGQWVHFDAGVIEVSVDEGPWENWYLYLTAAERARLTNQGNIDTGNPFVGGWPGYVRMSTNYPSFIPAQTNFGRIFGGHQVRLRFRLGTDDFVGAYGWDVANIRVTGITNTTPFYSRVAEAGSGTCNVAPIAEPGISQTVTEYVVNPNGTRTLRVITLNGSASFDPDAVAGSTLTYAWTQIGGPAVTLTGADTATPSFSAEVPAATIFTFQLVVSDGTDSSHPRVVQVLVNNVNAAPVAVARVKDNGPTTVDERSGSVTLDATGSTDADGEPLDFAWTQTAGPAVELDDDTSATPTFTPPEVTADTAFTFTLVASDGIAASAPATITITVRNVDRAPVANAGENQTVNQGSQVTLNGSATDEDDDTITYAWTQTAGPSVTLTGADAATATFTAPSVTGNSVDLTFSLVATAAGQASAASTVTVTVTRTNTKPVVSATSSYTVHEGSGVKLAATGTDADGDELTYRWVQVAGPTVKLDDAETAQAYFVAPQVSETTIFLFRVRANDGVANSDTVDVAVTVRNLTDSGGCTAAGGSATSALLPALAMLGLALRRRRK comes from the coding sequence ATGAAGCGTCTCTGGATGGGCACAGTGAGCGCCGTGCTCGCCGTGCTGATGTGGTCCCCGCCGGTCTCCGCGCGAGGGGCCTCGGTCGATGCCTTCCTCCGCGCCCCGGCGGATCGCTCCCTGCCTTCGTCCGCGGCGAACGCACCCCAGCGCGGGCTGCGCATCAACAGCGTGGAAGGTCGTCTGGGCGTCCCGACGTTCGTCTTCAGCGAGCGCGCCCTGAACGCGACGTCGGCCCCGAAGGCCGCGCGTCCCCTGACCAAGGCGAGCGTGAACGCCTCGGCGCGCGAGCACCTGCGTGGCGTGGCGGACCTGTACCGCCTGGGCTCCGCGGATGTGGATGGCGCGGAGCTGCGCCAGGTGCACCTGCCCAAGGACAACGACGGCGCGGTCATCGCGACCTACGGTCGTCGGGTCAACGGCATCGAGGTGTTCCGCAACGAGGTCAAGGTGGTGATGGACCCGAGCCAGCAGCTCGTGGCCATCTCCGGCTACCTCCAGCCGCGCAACAAGGATGACGAGAAGAACGCCCAGGCCTCGGCCTTCCGCGTCTCGGCGCCGCAGGCGATTGCTCGCGCGTTCCAGGACGTGACGGGTGCGTCGCTGGATGCCCGGGCGCTGGCGCCCGCGGGCTCGCAGGGTGACTACAGCCACTACCAGGTGGACCGGAATCTCCTGTCCACGCACGGCTTTGGCGACGCGCCGCGCGCGAAGAAGGTCCTCTTCCCGCTGCCTGACGGCCTGGTCCCCGCGTACTACGTGGAGGTCAACGCGGGCCCGGCGACCAACCCGGACGCGAGCTACACCGCCTTCGTGGTCAACGCGCAGGACGGCTCGGTCCTCTTCAAGCACGACCTGACGAAGTCGGAGGCCTTCACCTACCGCGTGTGGGCGGACCCGGCGACCAAGCTGCCCTACGACGGTCCCCAGGGCAACGACGCCACGCCGCACCCCACGGGCACGCCCAACGGCCACCAGGAGCCGCTGGACAACCCCTCCAACCTGGTCACCCTGCAGAACTTCCCATTCAGCAAGGACGACCCGTGGCTGCCGGCCAACGCGCAGGTGACGACGGGCAACAACGTCGACGCGTACGCGGACCTGGGCGGCGGTGACGGCTACCAGGAGGGCATCGACCTGCGCGCGCCGCTGAGCAACGCGGGCTCGAGGACGTTCGACTACACGTTCGACGTCACGAAGTCCCCGGCGTCCAGCGTCGAGCAGCGGCAGGCGGCGGTGGTGAACCTGTTCTACATCACCAACTTCCTGCACGACTGGTTCTACGACGCGGGCTTCGACGAGGCCTCCGGCAACGCCCAGATGAGCAACTACGGGCGCGGCGGTCTGGAGGGCGACAGCCTCCGCGTCGAGGCGCAGGACTACGGCGGCCGCAACAACGCCAACATGGCCACCCCGGCCGACGGCGCGCGTCCCCGCATGCAGCAGTACATCTTCGACGGCGTCGCGGAGCTCACCGTCTCCGAGCCGTCGCCCATCGCCCGGGGCTACGCGACGTACAACGCGTCGTTCGGCGCGCGGGTGTACGACGTCTCCGCGGACTTCGTCGTGCCTCCTTCTCACGAGGATCCGGCGATTGCCTTGGGCTACCGCCTGGGCTGCGCGGACGCGAACGGCGCGGACCCGTACGGCGGCCAGAAGCTCTTCACGGGCAAGGTCGCCCTCATCGAGCGCGGTAACTGCAGCTTCGCGTACAAGGTCCTCAACGCCCAGAACGCGGGCGCCGTGGCCGTCATCATCACCAACAGCGCCGCGGGCGCGCTGGGCACGATGGGCGCCAGCGGTGTCCCGGCGGTCGACAACGCCATCACCGTCCCCGCGCTGATGGTGAGCAAGCAGGACGGCGATGACTGGCGTACGACGCTGGAGTCGGCGGCCATCAAGGCCCGCCTGCGCCGCAACGCGGACCTGGATCGCGACGGTACGCTCGACAACGAGATCATCGCGCACGAGTGGGGGCACTACATCTCCAACCGCCTCGTGGGTAACGGCTCTGGCTTGACGAACAACCAGGGCGGGTCCATGGGCGAGGGCTGGGGCGACTTCCACGCGATGATGCTGTCCGTCCGCGAGGAGGACCGTAACCGCGAGGGCAACAACAACTGGCAGGGCACGTACGGCATGGCGGGCTACACCCAGGCCGGTGGCCGCAACAACGGCTACTACTGGGGCATCCGCCGCGTCCCGTACAGCACGAACCTGGCGAAGAACGGCCTGACGCTGCGTCACATGGCGGACGGCACGGCGATTCCCGCCAACGTCGCGTCGAACCCCGACTACGCGGGCACCAACAACGCCGAGGTGCACAACGCCGGCGAGGTCTGGGCCACGATGCTGTGGGAGTGCTACGCCAGCCTGCTCAACGCGCACCCGTTCGCCGAGGCGCAGGACCGCATGAAGCGCTACCTGGTGGCGTCTTACAAGGCCACCCCGTCCTCCCCGACCTTCCTCGAGGGGCGTGACGCGCTGCTGTCCGTGGTCGCCGCGGCCGACCCCGCCGACTACGCGCGCTTCGTGGCCGCGTTCGCCAAGCGCGGCGCCGGCTTCGGCGCCCGGGTGGCGGACCGCGACAGCGCGGACCACATCGGCGTGGTGGAGAGCTACCAGACCGGCAACGCGCTCGAGGTCGTGAGCGTCACGCTGGATGACTCCTCCGTGGGCTGCGACAAGGACGGCATCCTGGATGCCGGCGAGACGGGCCTCTTGCGCGTCACGCTGCGCAACGTGGGCGCCGAGAGCGTCTCGGGCGTGACGGCCACGGCGGCCTTCAACGAGTCGAGCGAGGGTGTCGCGGCGACGTTCGGCGGCGGCAACACGCTGTCGTTCGGCAACATCGCGCGTGGCAGCACCGCGGTGGCGACCATCCCGGTCTCCCTGGCGGCGGCGCCGGCGCAGGCGAGCGGCGCGCTCGCCGTGCTGGGTGTGGACGTGACGTTCCCCATCACCCTGTTGAACGGGTCGACGGTGCACGAGTTCCGCAACAACGTGAACTACGACGAGGTCGCCAACTCCTCGGACACGGACTACGTCGAGACGCAGAACACGAGCTGGACGAACTCCACGTTCAGCTACCGTCCGCTGTGGCAGAACGGTCACGCCACCACGGGCTACTGGCACGCGGCGAACGAGTCGGAGTCGCGGGACATCCGCCTGACGTCGCCGCTGTTCGACGTCGCCGAGGGCCAGAACTTCGTGCTGTCCTTCTTCCACCGCCACTCGTTCGAGTCCGCCGTCGTCTCGGGCCAGTGGGTGCACTTCGACGCGGGCGTCATCGAGGTCTCCGTCGACGAGGGTCCGTGGGAGAACTGGTACCTCTACCTGACGGCGGCCGAGCGGGCGCGGCTCACGAACCAGGGCAACATCGACACGGGCAACCCGTTCGTCGGTGGCTGGCCGGGTTACGTGCGCATGAGCACCAACTACCCCAGCTTCATCCCGGCGCAGACGAACTTCGGTCGCATCTTCGGCGGCCACCAGGTGCGTCTGCGCTTCCGCCTGGGCACGGATGACTTCGTGGGCGCGTATGGCTGGGACGTGGCGAACATCCGCGTCACGGGCATCACCAACACGACGCCGTTCTACTCGCGCGTCGCGGAGGCGGGCTCCGGGACGTGCAACGTGGCGCCCATCGCCGAGCCGGGCATCTCCCAGACGGTGACGGAGTACGTCGTCAACCCGAATGGGACGCGCACGCTGCGCGTCATCACGCTCAACGGCTCCGCGAGCTTCGATCCGGATGCCGTCGCGGGCAGCACGCTGACGTACGCGTGGACCCAGATTGGCGGCCCCGCGGTGACGCTCACGGGCGCCGACACGGCGACCCCGAGCTTCAGCGCGGAGGTTCCGGCGGCCACCATCTTCACGTTCCAGCTCGTGGTGAGCGACGGCACGGACTCCAGCCACCCGCGCGTGGTGCAGGTCCTGGTCAACAACGTGAACGCGGCGCCTGTCGCGGTGGCCCGCGTGAAGGACAACGGCCCCACGACGGTGGACGAGCGCTCGGGCAGCGTCACGCTCGACGCGACGGGTTCGACGGACGCCGACGGCGAGCCGCTCGACTTCGCCTGGACGCAGACGGCGGGTCCGGCGGTAGAGCTGGATGACGACACCAGCGCCACGCCGACCTTCACGCCTCCCGAGGTGACGGCGGACACGGCCTTCACCTTCACCCTGGTCGCCAGCGACGGTATCGCCGCGAGCGCTCCGGCGACCATCACCATCACCGTGCGCAACGTGGACCGTGCTCCCGTGGCGAACGCGGGTGAGAACCAGACGGTCAACCAGGGCAGCCAGGTGACGCTGAACGGCAGCGCCACCGACGAGGATGACGACACCATCACCTACGCGTGGACGCAGACGGCGGGTCCGTCCGTGACGCTCACGGGGGCCGACGCGGCCACCGCGACCTTCACGGCGCCGAGCGTGACGGGCAACTCCGTCGACCTGACGTTCAGCCTGGTGGCCACGGCCGCGGGTCAGGCCAGCGCGGCGAGCACGGTGACGGTCACCGTGACGCGCACCAACACCAAGCCGGTGGTGAGCGCGACGTCGAGCTACACGGTGCACGAGGGCTCGGGTGTGAAGCTCGCGGCCACGGGCACGGACGCCGACGGTGACGAGCTGACGTACCGCTGGGTGCAGGTCGCGGGTCCCACGGTGAAGCTGGATGACGCGGAGACGGCCCAGGCCTACTTCGTGGCTCCCCAGGTCTCCGAGACGACCATCTTCCTGTTCCGCGTCCGCGCGAATGACGGCGTGGCCAACAGCGACACGGTGGACGTGGCGGTGACGGTGCGCAACCTGACGGACAGCGGCGGCTGCACCGCGGCGGGTGGTAGCGCCACGAGCGCGCTGCTGCCGGCCCTGGCCATGCTGGGCCTCGCGCTGCGCCGTCGTCGCAAGTAA